In Zonotrichia albicollis isolate bZonAlb1 chromosome 9, bZonAlb1.hap1, whole genome shotgun sequence, the DNA window ATGTGAGAAAAATGTAACACAAATTAATGTTCTAAACTTCCATCTACACCATCTAATGCACACCTTGGAACATTCGCAAGGAATGAAAGATGCTCCTGAACTTTCATTTTACGTTTGTGCTTGAAGCTGCCAAGTTTTTAACAACCCTGCATTGCTAAGTATGTTTGAATTTGCAGAAAGATCTCTTTCACAAAATTGCCAAGTGAATAGATTTAATTTTTATCCAGGAGATCCAGTCCTGGTGGAAAGCCTGAGGAGCATTGATACCAGCTGTCATTTGTGATCTCTCCTGTGCTCAACCATCTTTGGTTTTGCAGAACACAGAAACTGCATCTTGACCTAAGCTGCAGGGCTTTAGTGTTTCCAAAGTCACAAATTTTCACTTCCCAACAGAAAGAACATCCTAAAGGACCTGATGTCACCAGCTGCTGTTCCCTCTATCCCTGCAGTGAACAGTCACCCAAAAATACGTGCATGCAAGAAAGCCAGGCTGAGGGTCAGCAGAAGAACAAACTGAAATTGCTGATGTTTATCCTTCTCAATTAACTCTCTGATCATGAAAGTTCAGACAGGCTCCCAGGAGTGACCAACTACAAAAATGAAAACCCTAACTGCAAAGGAGGAGAGGGCTTGTGCTATCACCAGACTGTCAAGTTCTTAATATCAAAACTCCAACATCAAAAATAAGTATCTGCAAAAATTTTTAGCATTTCCTGCTCATGGAAAGCATTGATTTGGAATTCCTGTAGTTACACTCTACCCTGACTGGCTCAAGGATATGTTTTACAACTGAAAGGTGAACACAATTTCAGTGAATTACACACAGGATCTAACCTGTCCACCGTGCTGATATTATTTTTACAGATATGTTAACTCTAGCTAGATGATATATTcctcattaaaagaaaaaacaatctaTATGTCTAGGAAGAATTAATTCTAAGGTTATTTTTGTTAGTCTCCTGATGATTGCTCTGCTGTATAGATTAATGTTTAATGTGTAATTTGTCTTATCCATGTTACTTTGTACTGCTCACGTATTGAGCTCCTTGGATAAAACTTGCCCCATGGTCTGCTCAGTCCACAATATAAATAACAATAATTGATTCACAACATTTCTCATTACACAGGCTGGCTATTAATGATTAAGCCTTTTATGGCATGCAGTTCTACAGGCTCTACATGAACAAATGGAGCACCAAGAATGATATTTAACATTTGCTTTTATGGTGGTTTTCTTTGTAACACCACCCAGGGAGTGGTCCAGCACCTTTTATAAGCTCCATGACTCTTGTCTCACAAGACTCCTTCTGCACTGTTGGTGCCATTTTGCTGCTTAACAGCTGCAAATTTTGCCTGACATTATGGTTATCAGATTTGGACTGAAGTCACCTTAGCAAGACAGCTTCTTGTACTGTTATTTCATTGACAAAACAGAGGTGTCATGTAGAAAAGAAATCTTTAAGAGAAAATTGAACTATAAAGTGTGATGTGCTCCTACAAGGTAAATGGAGCACCAGTGGTCAGTGACCTGGACTGTCCAGCTggagacacagagacacacagagaTCTCGGGGGGGTTTCTGTGGAATTACATCCCTAAATCCTTCTTTAAAAAACCCAGTCAGAGGCAGTGACTACCCctggttgtttggggtttttgtctgtttgtttggAACAGGCAGGAAGCTGCTGGTACCTTCTGCTTCCAAGGCTGAATAGGCATTTCCCACCAAACAGTAAACAGAGAAATGTTTGAGTAACCTTTGAAAGTAGGCTGAAGTAGCTTCTATGCCAAATCAATCACCTGTTGTGGTGACTGGAATTCTCTCTCTCTagtttcttctttctggtttaaCATTTTGAATCCTTCCCTTATCACTCAATTTAGCAAAATAGGGTAGAGAATTTtggtttattaaaaataataaaatattacttCTTTACACCATGCAGAGGATGGTTAGTTCCTCAGATGGGAATTAATGGTATTCAAGTACAGATAATGCTTACACAGGGACAGTTCTGTGCACACACAAACCTTTGGAGCAGATGTTTTGATGGTAATTTAATCACCTCAGTCTTAAATCTTTTCTTGGGCTCCTAACTGTTCAGTGAATCTGGACCTCAATATCCTAACTAAGAGCATTCCAGGAATCAAAATCACAAGATTTTGCCACTGGGGCTCTTTCCTAAACACAaatgcagctgctcctcccttTTGTGAATGCTGGATTCTGCACTCTATCAAACTTGTACCCTCTGGAACAAGGACCACAGAGGGATTTGCTGAGGCACTCAGTAGCCAaccattctttttctctggttttcacattttttccctttcctgccACTATcagagcaaaagcaaatttGCAAATCTTAGTGTGagagaaaaatattgtttttaaaTAGCACTATCTTTCTCAGAATGTAAACCTATTAATTCTCTTTTATGAGATTTCTCCTCTAGAGTCTCTTCtgagataattttcttttatttgtcaACTTCCTAACTGTAGAATATTGCCAGTGTCATGCTGCCAAACTAATAGGTGAGAACTTGCTATTCTCAAGTTTTTCCTCTGTAAATTGATATTTATCAATCctaaattaaaaagcaaaaagagcTCATAAAACAGAGCTATTGTAAAACAAAGTCCCCAGTGTTTGCTTATTCATTTCAGTAAGATTTGTTCCAGTGGGCTAATTAAGTGTGGACTCTAATAAGAACACCCAGGCAATCTTTAAGCACTTGGCCATTCtcacacaggagcagtgcctgaCCTTGCAATCAGTGGATTTCCTCTACTGTAAAACCTTACTCATTAAGGAGGTTCTGGAAGTGACCCTGGGTGTCTTTCTGACTAACAAACATCCCAGTATAAATGAGCACAGCTTCACTGAGGTTATTATTCACTGATTGATGAAATTGCTTTGTGATCCTGATTAAAATTAGCATTCCTCTAATCTAAAGGCATGCTGCAAACTATAGGTACCTCTTGGCAAACTGAGAAgtacagaaataatttcaggAATAGCCACCAGGATGGTTAAAAGATGTGTTCTGAGAAAGGCCTCAGGTGATCAATAATAATTTTGTTCATTGCTGAAGTTCTACTTCTTACCATGCACTTGCGATCATCCACCCCAGATAAATCCTCCTCAAACTCCTTTCCTACATCAAATTCCATGATGTAGTTTCTAAAAGTGCTTAGTGTTTTAATGATCATATGATCTCCGTTCTGAAGGATTTCTTTGTCAGGCTTTAGCAAGTTTGCTATTTTTCTTACAGCAACATTTACATCTGCAAAAGAAAGAGAGTTATTTTTATCCAGAAAGTCTTCCAAAAGAAGAAGCTTGTTGCTTCTAGGGAGAACTGAAATGAACAAAGATAAATAGATGTCCAAATCTTTCAAACTAGCCTTCCCATCCAGAAAAAGGATGGAACCTAATTCTTATAGCTTAAATAACTTAATGTTTCAATTTTCCAATTATGTGAAATCTATAAAAAATACCATTTGTATTTGACAGTTAATAAGGCCTCTAATATTTCTGCAGAGATACTAACACAACATCAAATACAAACACACAAAATTGCATAAAGTACTACACTGAATCTTtattaaatatgaaaattttactgcttttaaaattatagGAGATTCTTTTATGTTTGGAATCCACTACATACCTCCTCAAGCTATGTAGTTTAATGTCTGTTAATGTAAGCTTCAAAATGCTAAAAGGTAGAGGCTGCTTAAGGCAAAACAATTTTGCTTAAGGCAATCCTTAAAGTGCGTTTCTGAAAAGAAATACTTCTCACAAAAATGACTTATGGCTGTACAAGAAAAAATAGATTCACATAAAGAATAAGAAAGGTGGCATTGATTATTCATACAAGAAGTTTGAAGGGAACCTTACCCAGTGCTTTCAGATACTCCTCAAAATTGTCATTGCTGACCATTTTCCAGTACCCATTGAAGTCTGCAGGcatccctgctccaggtgaaTGTCAAAATCACTGCCTCAGAACCGTGGGTTGATTCTGCACCCCACAACTCACTGCCTTGCTTTGTGGCAAGTTGGGACTCTggtttcttttatctcttttttatACCATGGAGCTATGCAAGTCCTTCTAATCCGATTATTGCTGAAGTGCTGCTTTTAAATCCTTCTACAAGGCTGAGACTTTGAGATTTCTACCATGACAGCAGGATGActtgatttaaaacaaatgaaatattCACCTTTCATATCACTGTGGAAGGAAATCCGTTTTAACCATATTACTCTTCATTCTTCCTgccactcagaaaaaaaatacaagccATCCAAACAGTTTTAGTTTGGGATATTAGCCAAAGCTATAAAAGTTTGGGATATTAGCCGAAGTTATAAAAATGTGTCTTTTTTGAGCCAAATTCTTCTTCTTGAATAGGTTTCAGCTACTTTATGCTTTCTTCCAAGAAAACAATCGTACAGACCCTTTCAGTCAAAGCCATTTGTGTCTGGTATTCCTTTAAGTTGTTCCACGAGCTCCTGAATCCTAAAGAACCACCCGTGGAAGCTGCTTGGCCAGCTGGGGGCTCAGAAGCACCACTTAGGTGGAAACTTGTACTGGGAAGCAGTGGTTGCTCTGTACAGTGATAAATGCTACATCACTGCTACATGAATACTTGCAGTTGAGGAGCTCTGAAACAGAGTTTTACACTTCATAGAGTTCTGGATTCTCTGAAATTGACTCCTGTCAGAAATGAGACACTCAATCAGCATAACAGGCAACCAGCAGAGAGGAGCATGGATTTTCCCCACTAACATCAGAGCTCAAGCACTGAGCCTCACAGATGTTTGCATATGGTACAACTGAACCCCTACTGGATATTTTATCTACTCTGGGGCTTTGGCAATTGCTTCTTCTTGAGAAGACTCTGGAATCGAGAAGAAAAGAAACCCACTTGTCTTAGGTTGCAATACAAGAGGTAACCAGAAGTGTGTGTTCTATCACCATCTGTTAAAACCAggtggggcagttttctttTAACTCTCCCcccagccaaccctccctccaggagatctctgctgtccatggccactgagtgtccctgaagggctgatccaatcccagcatcccatggggagatgctccgcccaggggaggagccaagcattcctccctggatccaatctgagcctggcacagcacagcagcctttgccccctgcattgccagaggagcagctttctgctgccctgcatggccagagggagcccaggcccatctgcagcagccctggagctgcagaggaaaactccccccttgtgcaggatccctgctgcagcagagccacagctggcactgcaggagggctgagcccccatggatggggctgggacaccccctgacacacaggggggcAGCTCCTATTCTCACTCTGGCAGTGTTTTCGTACTACTACATTGTATTTTCATTTCCCTATTAAGTTGTagtttttagtttgttttttaaaaaattattattatacatattagtaaagaactgttattcctatccttctatctttgcctgaaagccccttaatttcaaatttatagcaattcagagggaggggatttaca includes these proteins:
- the RBP1 gene encoding retinol-binding protein 1 — protein: MPADFNGYWKMVSNDNFEEYLKALDVNVAVRKIANLLKPDKEILQNGDHMIIKTLSTFRNYIMEFDVGKEFEEDLSGVDDRKCMTTVSWDGDKLLCVQNGEKEGRGWTQWIEGDEMHLEIRVCGVTCKQVFKKVQ